From Myxococcales bacterium, the proteins below share one genomic window:
- a CDS encoding MoxR family ATPase has translation MRRVILGKDEVIARVLWAVAAGGHVLFRDVPGVGKTVLAKSFAASVSGAFKRIQFTPDLLPMDVSGANVFDMRKKAFEFQPGPIFTNVLLADEINRAPPKTQSALLEVMEERQVTIEGTTHKLEAPFVTLATMNPLDDEGTYPLPAAQLDRFMMMLSVGYPPEDAEVKMLEVHLGGSPLADVSAVVTKDDVLTWQRTVPHIYVSPEIRRYLVAILRALRSDHRNLRSVSPRSTLLLARACQARALFEGRGFVNVEDVKVLAPEVLGHRVLTADSQVGRDFVAQCTERVPAPA, from the coding sequence ATGAGGCGCGTCATCCTCGGAAAGGACGAGGTCATCGCGCGTGTGCTTTGGGCCGTGGCCGCCGGGGGCCACGTGCTCTTCCGCGACGTGCCCGGCGTCGGCAAGACCGTGCTCGCAAAGTCGTTCGCGGCGAGCGTGTCCGGCGCGTTCAAGCGCATCCAGTTCACCCCCGACCTCCTCCCCATGGACGTCTCGGGAGCGAACGTGTTCGACATGCGCAAGAAGGCCTTCGAGTTCCAGCCGGGCCCGATCTTCACGAACGTCCTCCTGGCCGACGAGATCAACCGCGCGCCGCCGAAGACCCAGTCGGCCTTGCTCGAGGTCATGGAAGAGCGGCAGGTCACGATCGAGGGCACGACCCACAAGCTCGAGGCCCCGTTCGTCACCCTGGCGACGATGAACCCTCTCGACGACGAGGGCACCTATCCCCTGCCCGCCGCGCAGCTCGATCGGTTCATGATGATGCTCTCGGTGGGGTACCCTCCGGAGGACGCCGAGGTGAAGATGCTCGAGGTGCACCTCGGCGGATCGCCGCTCGCCGACGTGTCGGCGGTGGTGACGAAGGACGACGTGCTCACCTGGCAGCGCACCGTTCCCCACATCTACGTCTCACCCGAAATCCGGCGGTATCTCGTCGCGATCCTGCGCGCGCTCCGCTCCGATCACCGAAACCTGCGCTCCGTCTCGCCGAGGTCCACCCTCCTGCTCGCGCGGGCGTGCCAAGCGCGTGCGCTCTTCGAGGGGCGCGGGTTCGTGAACGTCGAGGACGTGAAGGTCCTCGCTCCCGAGGTGCTCGGCCACCGCGTGCTCACGGCCGACTCGCAGGTGGGCCGCGATTTCGTCGCCCAGTGCACGGAGCGGGTCCCGGCCCCGGCATGA
- a CDS encoding DUF58 domain-containing protein: MTFLKLVRAGFHGLLLFLLPWGVGGLSSLVFDTREVEESSGELTRYFALFTVPLLFAQLVAISVKVGRERRALREAGVRGFTGFVEALDRHVRVLTGRGISLALSSLIAVALALSAKWAQLGVLAVAGLGINYVLATAATLVSAFSVRAFDDRIKRGRGSIERELQPAVVDAGEAVEERFVLSKVPVPPAFRLHIEESLPRRLGGETRFALDRSVSRADATVSAPLPRTPRGVYALGPATIWYEDVLGLTRVRVASRATASLRALPRLRPLALEKKPRALAKAEGALSMLSRMATEEHYGVRAYVPGDDVRRLHWKLSVRTGTLQVRVPEAVPYAPRKVLLVLDSYLPEADGVIEEHLESLLDLLVEGWVALAHTLAKRGEKVSLAVATRDESGGVRVVELAARRGEERKWRALGADVAWQAKVPLDAFPKPPGDMSAIFLTAGFGASAAAVGPGSSVVFADPQIVSETAAELPKGTLGAFGKLLFFRYPVGSDDNRTDYLGLFRAKPSPKAAQDRAGRGAAYVTELARGRGAHVLRLRRAGPTLALESP; the protein is encoded by the coding sequence ATGACCTTCCTGAAGCTCGTCCGCGCCGGCTTCCACGGCCTCCTCCTCTTCCTGCTCCCGTGGGGGGTCGGAGGTCTCTCGTCGCTCGTGTTCGACACACGCGAGGTCGAGGAGTCGAGCGGCGAGCTCACGCGGTACTTCGCCCTCTTCACGGTGCCCCTCCTCTTCGCGCAGCTCGTCGCGATCTCGGTCAAGGTCGGGCGCGAGCGGCGCGCGCTCCGCGAGGCCGGCGTTCGCGGGTTCACGGGCTTCGTCGAGGCCCTCGACAGGCACGTCCGTGTGCTCACGGGCCGGGGCATCTCGCTCGCGCTCTCGTCGCTCATCGCGGTCGCGCTGGCGCTCTCGGCCAAGTGGGCGCAGCTCGGCGTGCTCGCGGTCGCGGGGCTCGGCATCAACTACGTGCTCGCCACCGCCGCGACGCTCGTCTCGGCCTTCTCGGTGCGGGCCTTCGACGATCGCATCAAGCGCGGGCGAGGCTCGATCGAGCGCGAGCTCCAGCCCGCCGTGGTCGACGCCGGCGAGGCCGTCGAGGAGCGCTTCGTGCTCTCGAAGGTGCCCGTACCGCCCGCGTTTCGCCTGCACATCGAGGAGAGCCTCCCGCGCAGGCTCGGCGGAGAGACGCGCTTCGCCCTCGACAGGTCCGTGTCCCGCGCGGACGCGACCGTCTCCGCCCCGCTGCCGCGCACCCCTCGCGGCGTCTACGCGCTCGGACCGGCGACCATCTGGTACGAGGACGTCCTCGGGCTCACGCGCGTACGTGTGGCCTCGCGGGCCACGGCGAGCCTCCGCGCGCTACCCCGGCTGCGCCCTCTCGCCCTCGAGAAGAAGCCGCGCGCGCTCGCGAAGGCCGAGGGCGCGCTGAGCATGCTCTCGCGCATGGCCACCGAAGAGCACTACGGCGTGCGCGCCTACGTTCCCGGCGACGACGTGCGACGCCTGCATTGGAAGCTCAGCGTGCGCACCGGCACGCTCCAAGTCCGCGTGCCCGAAGCCGTGCCGTACGCGCCGCGGAAGGTGCTGCTCGTCCTCGACAGCTACCTCCCCGAGGCCGACGGGGTCATCGAGGAGCACCTCGAGTCCCTGCTCGATCTGCTCGTCGAGGGGTGGGTGGCGCTCGCCCATACGCTCGCGAAGCGTGGCGAGAAGGTGAGCCTCGCGGTGGCGACGCGTGACGAGAGCGGAGGGGTGCGGGTCGTGGAGCTCGCCGCGCGGCGCGGGGAAGAGCGCAAGTGGCGAGCCCTCGGGGCGGACGTCGCGTGGCAGGCCAAGGTGCCCCTCGACGCCTTCCCCAAGCCTCCCGGGGACATGTCGGCGATCTTCCTCACCGCGGGCTTCGGCGCCTCCGCCGCGGCGGTGGGCCCGGGATCGAGCGTCGTGTTCGCCGATCCGCAGATCGTCTCCGAGACGGCCGCCGAGCTCCCCAAGGGCACGCTCGGTGCGTTCGGGAAGCTGCTCTTCTTTCGCTACCCGGTCGGCTCCGACGACAACCGCACGGACTACCTCGGCCTCTTCCGCGCGAAGCCGAGCCCGAAGGCCGCACAGGATCGCGCCGGCCGGGGAGCCGCCTACGTCACCGAGCTCGCGCGAGGGCGAGGAGCTCACGTGCTCCGCCTGCGCCGCGCCGGCCCCACCCTCGCCTTGGAGTCGCCATGA